In the genome of Gemmatimonadaceae bacterium, the window CTTGGCTCACGATCGCGGCCATGGCGGCCTTGGGACTGGGAGTGGATGTGCGTGCGGTTACGCGTGCCGGTGGGCGGGTGATCGCCACCGTGACGGCATCGCTCGTGGCGCTCATTGGACTGAGTATTGCGTTGATCCGGCTGTTGGCGATTGCCTGAAAGGCGATTGCCTGAAAGGCGCCGACACCTGCTTGTGTGCAATGGGCCGCGATCGGAAATTGAAGATCATGGAACCCGTCATCGAACCAACGGTCAGCGCGCTCTCTCCGCTGTTTGAGCTGCGCGCCTGGCGCCGCGAACTGGATCGGCTTGCACAGCAGCACGCGGGCGATGCAGCGACCATCGCGGCGGTTGTGCACGCAAAGCGTGAGGTAGACGAATGGATCCGGGCTCGGGAGCGACCACGACCCAACGGATGAATCCACGGGGCCAACGTCTTGTTCTGCCGCGGATGGATTCGTTTGCGCACCACTGGATGCTCGTCCATATTGACGAGTCCGACTGTCACGGTCACTTGCCTCGGCCCTCCCTGAGCCACTGCCATGTCTGAGACGTCCCAGTTGCTCGCGGAGATTCTCACCGATCGCTACCGCATCGAACGCCAGATTGGCCAGGGCGGCATGGCCACCGTATACCTCGCCGAGGACCTCAAGCATGAGCGACAGGTGGCGCTCAAGGTGCTGCGGCCCGAGCTGGGCGCGGTGCTCGGCACCGAGCGGTTCCTCGCTGAAGTCAAGATCACGGCGCGCCTCGATCATCCGCATATCCTGACGCTCATTGATTCGGGCAGTGCGGGCGGGTTGTTGTACTACGTGTTGCCCTTTGTGCGCGGGGAATCGCTGCGCGATCTGCTGGACCGTGAACAGCAGTTGAGCCTCGAACAGGCGCTGGCCATCACGAAGCACATTGCGAGCGCGCTCGACTACGCGCATCGCAAGGGGGTCGTGCATCGCGACATCAAGCCCGAGAACATCCTGCTGCAGGAAGGCGAAGCGATGCTGGCCGATTTCGGTATCGCATTGGCCGTGCAGGAGTCGGGTGGCAGCCGTCTCACAGAGACGGGTTTGTCGCTGGGCACGCCGTACTACATGAGTCCCGAACAAGCCACGGGAGAGCGCGCCCTCGACGCACGCAGTGACTTGTATTCACTGGCGTCCGTGCTGTACGAGATGCTGGTGGGTGAGCCGCCAATCACGGGCAAGACCACGCAAGCCGTGATTGCCAAGCTGCTCACGGAATCGCCGATGCATGTGCGGACCGTGCGAAACACGGTGCCGGAGCATATCGACGCGGCAATTGCCAAGGCGTTGTCGAAAGTGCCGGCCGATCGCTTCACGTCGGTCGCCGATTTCAGTCGCGCACTCGAGGCGGCACCGGTGGCCGCCCCCAACGCCGTCGGAAACGCCGCGGCAATGCCATCAGCCCGTTCGCGTTCGCGCCCCGCGCTGATTGCGGCATCTCTGGCGGGCATTGCCGTTATCGGAACCGTTGGCTGGATGGCGGCGAACGGGAAATTCACGCGCGAAGACACGTCGGCCGCGCTGCGCGATCGCACGCAGCTCACGTTCACCGGCAAGATCAGTGCGCCCACGCTCTCCGCCGACGGCAAGCAACTGGCCTACTTCACGCGCGAATGCACTGGCGCCGACTGCCGCTACGCGCTGGACGTGCAGGATGTGGGCAGCACCACGACGCGCCGCGTGACGGAAGGGGCGACGGCCGCATACGCACTCGAGTGGAGCCCCGACCGCCGCAACCTGATGGTAAACGGCACGATTGGGGGGAAGTACGGCACCTTCATCGCGTCGGCCCTCGGGGGCGCGCCGCGCTTCCTCACGCCGGGCGCTGCGACATTCTATGCTGGCGGCGACTCGCTGCTGCTGGGACCGGCCGGCGCCTCAGAAACCAACTTCTATGTGCGCGTCGCGGGATTGGACGGCACCGTACGCGACAGCGTGCGGGTTCCCGGTCCCGGCGGCCTGCTGTCATCGCTGGTGTCCATTCCCGGCACCACGCGATTTGTAGCGCTGGTGATTCAACAGGCGCACGGGTTGTGGCAGGTGCTCGAACGGGACGGCACCGTGACCGACAAGCTGCTCAACTCCTGCACGTGTGGCGCCGCGGCATCGCGCGATGCGTTGTGGATGACGCGCGCCGGACCGACGGCGGCCGAAGCGGTGGTGCGAGTCGCCCTCGATCCATCCAACGGAAAGTTTTCGGCCCATCAGGATACGATTTACAGCGGCCGGTTCACCAACCTGTCGGTGACGGCCGATGGCACGCAGATGGCCGTCGATGATGGCAGCTATACGTTTTCCGTAATCGCGGGCAATCTGGCCGACCTGATGGCGGGCAAGGTGCCGGCTGGCGCACCGCTCATGCAGGCCTCCAATCGCGTCAGCGCGTTTGTCTCGCCGGATGGCGAACGATTGCTGATGCGACGCAGCGTGCCCACGCCCAATGGGGCCGATGAACTGCGCTATTCCATCGCGCCCTTCGCGGGCGGTGCCGAAACGCCGCTCAACCTGGCGGGGCAGGTGGTCGGCGCGCAGTGGTACGACTCGGTGACGGTGCTCGTTCGCTCGTTGAATTCCACCGGGTCACACCTTGCGCGCGTCGACATTCGCACTGGGTCGGCAAGTGGCGCCATCGACGTACCCGATTCCGTGCTTACCAGTGTGACCGCCCTGCCGAATGGCTGGGCGTGGATTCCCACTGCGCGCGACCGGGTGATTGTCGACGAGCGAGGCAAGCGACATGAGATTGCCAAGCCGGCGTGGTTCGACAACTTCTTGCAGGTGGATGCGTCGCCCGACGGATCACGCCTGGCCGTGGTCGGCTGGGGGCTTTCCACGGGCGATACCGTGCGTGTCGATGTGGTGCCGACCGCCGGCGGCGAGATGACGGCCTGGTCCCGATCGTTCGCCGAGACCGCCACTGCGAACTGGCTGGCTGACGGGTCGCTGGCGTTCACCGTCTGGAGCGGCACCGATGCGGCCGATATTCGTCAACTGACCGGCCCCGGCCAGGAGAAGCGGATTGGCGCGGTCGCCCATGTCGCGACGCAGATGACCCTGTCGAGTAACCTCAAGCGCGCGACCATCATGTGGCGCGACTACCGAGGCGACGCCTGGATGTATCGCGTGGTGAAGCCATGACCTTGTTCCGCGCGCGCCCCGAACGTTAAGTTCTTGGTGTGCAACGTCTGCGGACCACGGTCCGCAGGCTTCGCGGGCGTAATTCAGTTGGTAGAATGCCAGCTTCCCAAGCTGGACGTCGCCGGTTCGAGTCCCATCGCCCGCTCTTGATCACCTGAAATCAGTACAACACCATGGCGCCGCGCTTGCGGCGCCATTCGTGTGTGAGGACCACGAGCTCTCGCACACTCACGCCCCCGTCCCATCCGGGCCCACCGCCCGCTCGGCGCGAGCCAGCACCGACTGCGCGCGCCGTATCACCGGGCGATCCACCATCATGCCGTCAACCGCTACCGCGGCACCATCAGCCGCGGCTGCGGCCTCGAGCACGCGGCGGGCGTGGGCGATAGCCACTGCGCCTGGATGCATGGCTGCGTGCACCACAGGCACCTGACGGGGGTGAATGCACAGCTTGGCGCCGAAACCCTCGCGCATGGCGCGCCGGGTGGCATTGGCAAGTGCGGCATCGTCGTTCA includes:
- a CDS encoding serine/threonine-protein kinase, coding for MSETSQLLAEILTDRYRIERQIGQGGMATVYLAEDLKHERQVALKVLRPELGAVLGTERFLAEVKITARLDHPHILTLIDSGSAGGLLYYVLPFVRGESLRDLLDREQQLSLEQALAITKHIASALDYAHRKGVVHRDIKPENILLQEGEAMLADFGIALAVQESGGSRLTETGLSLGTPYYMSPEQATGERALDARSDLYSLASVLYEMLVGEPPITGKTTQAVIAKLLTESPMHVRTVRNTVPEHIDAAIAKALSKVPADRFTSVADFSRALEAAPVAAPNAVGNAAAMPSARSRSRPALIAASLAGIAVIGTVGWMAANGKFTREDTSAALRDRTQLTFTGKISAPTLSADGKQLAYFTRECTGADCRYALDVQDVGSTTTRRVTEGATAAYALEWSPDRRNLMVNGTIGGKYGTFIASALGGAPRFLTPGAATFYAGGDSLLLGPAGASETNFYVRVAGLDGTVRDSVRVPGPGGLLSSLVSIPGTTRFVALVIQQAHGLWQVLERDGTVTDKLLNSCTCGAAASRDALWMTRAGPTAAEAVVRVALDPSNGKFSAHQDTIYSGRFTNLSVTADGTQMAVDDGSYTFSVIAGNLADLMAGKVPAGAPLMQASNRVSAFVSPDGERLLMRRSVPTPNGADELRYSIAPFAGGAETPLNLAGQVVGAQWYDSVTVLVRSLNSTGSHLARVDIRTGSASGAIDVPDSVLTSVTALPNGWAWIPTARDRVIVDERGKRHEIAKPAWFDNFLQVDASPDGSRLAVVGWGLSTGDTVRVDVVPTAGGEMTAWSRSFAETATANWLADGSLAFTVWSGTDAADIRQLTGPGQEKRIGAVAHVATQMTLSSNLKRATIMWRDYRGDAWMYRVVKP